In one Alnus glutinosa chromosome 12, dhAlnGlut1.1, whole genome shotgun sequence genomic region, the following are encoded:
- the LOC133851548 gene encoding probable protein disulfide-isomerase A6, whose product MSRSRTWFPSVALALVLFASSVIAEDVVVLTDDNFDKEVGQDRGALVEFYAPWCGHCKKLAPEYEKLGTSFKKAKSTMIGKVDCDSHKDLCSKYGVSGYPTIQWFPKGSLEPKKYEGARTAEALVEFVNTEGGTNVKIAATPSNVVVLTADSFNEIVLDETKDVLVEFYAPWCGHCKSLAPTYEKVATAFKREEDVVIANLDSDKYKDLAEKYGVTGYPTLKFFPKSNKAGEDYDAGRDLDDFVNFINEKSGTSRDGKGQLTSKAGILASLGNLVKEFVSAGSEEKKPVFTQIEDEVEKLKGSTTRYGKMYLKAAKNCMEKGADYAQNEIQRLERILEKPISPAKSDELTLKKNILSTFA is encoded by the exons ATGTCGAGGTCAAGGACTTGGTTCCCCTCGGTCGCCCTAGCTTTGGTACTTTTTGCCTCGTCGGTTATCGCCGAAGACGTTGTTGTGCTCACCGACGACAACTTCGATAAGGAGGTCGGCCAAGATCGTGGCGCTCTCGTCGAGTTCTACGCTCCCTG GTGTGGGCACTGTAAAAAGCTTGCTCCAGAGTATGAGAAGCTTGGCACAAGTTTTAAGAAAGCAAAATCTACTATGATTGGGAAG GTGGACTGTGATTCGCACAAGGACCTATGCTCTAAATATGGAGTTTCTGGATACCCCACAATTCAATGGTTTCCTAAAGGGTCCCTAGAACCCAAGAA GTATGAAGGCGCTCGTACTGCCGAAGCCCTTGTTGAGTTCGTAAACACAGAAGGAg GGACCAATGTCAAAATAGCCGCAACCCCATCAAATGTAGTGGTACTAACGGCAGACAGTTTTAATGAGATTGTCCTAGATGAAACAAAAGATGTTCTGGTTGAGTTTTATGCACCCTG GTGTGGCCATTGCAAATCCCTTGCTCCG ACTTATGAAAAGGTCGCTACAGCATTTAAACGGGAGGAAGATGTAGTAATTGCTAATCTTGATTCTGACAAGTACAAGGATTTGGCTGAAAA GTATGGTGTCACTGGATATCCCACATTAAAGTTTTTCCCAAAGAGCAACAAGGCTGGTGAAGATTATGATGCTGGCCGAGATTTAGATGACTTCGTAAATTTCATTAATGAGAAAAGTGGCACTAGTCGTGATGGGAAAGGACAACTTACATCCAAA GCTGGTATACTTGCAAGTTTGGGTAACCTGGTGAAAGAGTTTGTGAGTGCTGGAAGTGAAGAGAAGAAGCCAGTATTTACCCAGATAGAAGATGAAGTTGAGAAACTCAAGGGTTCAACAACCAG ATATGGCAAGATGTACTTGAAAGCTGCAAAGAACTGTATGGAGAAAGGTGCGGATTATGCCCAGAATGAAATCCAGCGGCTTGAGCGCATTCTTGAGAAG CCTATCAGCCCAGCAAAGTCAGATGAGCTCACTCTCAAGAAGAATATCCTATCTACCTTTGCTTGA